The proteins below come from a single Crossiella sp. CA-258035 genomic window:
- the rox gene encoding rifampin monooxygenase: MFDVIIAGCGPTGAMLAAELRLHDVRVLVLERDTEPTSFVRIVGLHIRSLELMAMRGLLDRLLPHGRQRPAAGFFAAINKPVPRGLDSAHAYLLGIPQPVIVQLLEEHAVQLGAQVRRGCAVAGLEQDEEGVTVELADGEKLRTRYLVGCDGARSTVRKLLGVGFPGEPSRTETLMGELEVGVPQEEIAAKAAVIHEANKSFSLSPFGDEVYRVVVPAVGVSAEPPTLEDFRQGLRAIAGTDFGVHSPRWLSRFGDATRLAERYRVGRVLLAGDAAHIHPPIGGQGLNLGVQDAVNLGWKLAAQVRGWAPETLLDTYQAERHPVAADVLDNTRAQLALSATEPGARAMRRLLTELLDFNEVNRHLIEKITAIGIRYDFGEGPDLLGRRLPDIELAPGTLYGLLHRGRGLLLDRTERLTVGGWSDRVDHLADPTAALDVPCVLLRPDGHVSWIGHDQQDLDQQLARWFGKPVE, translated from the coding sequence ATGTTCGACGTGATCATCGCCGGCTGCGGGCCGACCGGCGCGATGCTGGCCGCCGAGCTGCGGCTGCACGATGTGCGGGTACTCGTCCTGGAGCGGGACACCGAGCCCACCTCCTTCGTCCGCATCGTCGGCCTGCACATCCGCAGTCTTGAGCTGATGGCGATGCGCGGACTGCTGGACCGCCTGCTGCCACACGGAAGACAGCGTCCGGCCGCCGGTTTCTTCGCCGCCATCAACAAACCCGTGCCGCGAGGCCTGGACTCCGCGCACGCCTATCTGCTGGGCATCCCGCAGCCGGTCATCGTCCAGCTCCTGGAAGAACACGCGGTCCAGCTGGGCGCGCAGGTCCGCCGTGGTTGCGCGGTGGCCGGTCTGGAGCAGGACGAGGAGGGCGTGACCGTCGAGCTGGCCGACGGTGAAAAGCTGCGGACGCGCTACCTCGTCGGCTGTGACGGCGCGCGCAGCACGGTGCGCAAGCTGCTCGGCGTCGGCTTCCCCGGCGAGCCCTCGCGGACCGAGACGCTGATGGGCGAGCTGGAAGTGGGTGTGCCGCAGGAGGAGATCGCCGCCAAGGCGGCCGTGATCCATGAGGCCAACAAGAGTTTCAGCCTGAGTCCCTTCGGCGACGAGGTCTACCGCGTGGTGGTGCCCGCCGTGGGAGTCAGCGCGGAACCGCCCACCCTGGAGGACTTCCGGCAGGGGCTGCGCGCCATCGCGGGCACCGATTTCGGCGTGCACTCCCCGCGCTGGCTGTCCCGCTTCGGCGATGCCACCCGGCTGGCCGAGCGGTATCGCGTCGGGCGGGTGCTGCTGGCAGGCGACGCGGCGCACATCCACCCGCCCATCGGCGGCCAGGGCCTCAACCTCGGTGTGCAGGACGCGGTCAACCTCGGCTGGAAACTGGCCGCGCAGGTCCGCGGCTGGGCGCCGGAGACTCTGCTGGACACCTACCAGGCCGAACGTCATCCGGTGGCCGCGGACGTGCTGGACAACACCCGCGCCCAGCTGGCGCTCTCCGCCACCGAACCGGGTGCGCGGGCAATGCGCAGGCTGCTCACCGAGTTGCTGGACTTCAACGAGGTGAACCGCCACCTGATCGAGAAGATCACCGCGATCGGCATCCGCTACGACTTCGGCGAGGGCCCCGACCTGCTCGGCCGCCGCCTGCCCGACATCGAGCTGGCACCGGGCACCCTCTACGGGTTGCTGCACCGCGGCCGCGGCCTGCTGCTGGACCGCACCGAACGCCTGACCGTCGGCGGCTGGTCGGACCGGGTGGACCACCTCGCCGATCCCACCGCGGCGCTGGACGTGCCGTGCGTGCTGCTGCGCCCCGACGGCCACGTGTCCTGGATCGGCCACGACCAGCAGGATCTGGACCAGCAACTCGCCCGCTGGTTCGGCAAGCCCGTCGAGTGA
- a CDS encoding NlpC/P60 family protein gives MPTRRNLVLGFVTTAIAGVLLAGTPGVGAAVPPPPPNPSDADIRNGRAQVDSKAGEVGRLTNELSRAEARLAELMADVELRREEAMKALVDLEAAQEAADRAKAEARGARAEADAAAKSVEDLRAKADAFAAATYQNGNLLDTTGALLTAKGPQEVLDRSEMLELISGSQADVLEVMRRARTDKANKDSMARKALEAAEAKQNAAEQAKRVADAAQAIAVQAGSTQEQRANEIEATRVAVEKQLFEARDHVSGLHGQRQRYEDWLAAKKREEEERQRREAEEARKAAAAAAAQNRPAARPQTAARPTVAPAPGRGVQTAINRALSQLGVIYAWGGGNGSGPTRGIRDGGVADSFGDYRKVGFDCSGLMIYAYAGIGVNLPHYSGYQYNYGRKVPLSQMAAGDMLFWATNGRIHHVAMYLGGGRMVEAPHSGARVRISPVRYGGLMPYAVRLV, from the coding sequence ATGCCGACGCGACGGAACCTGGTTCTGGGGTTTGTGACGACCGCGATCGCGGGTGTGCTGCTGGCCGGCACGCCCGGCGTGGGCGCGGCCGTGCCGCCGCCACCGCCCAACCCGAGCGACGCCGACATCCGCAACGGCCGCGCCCAGGTCGACTCCAAGGCGGGCGAGGTCGGCAGGCTCACCAACGAGCTCAGCCGCGCCGAAGCCCGCCTGGCCGAGCTGATGGCCGATGTGGAGCTGCGCCGCGAAGAGGCGATGAAGGCCCTGGTCGACCTGGAGGCCGCGCAGGAGGCCGCGGACCGGGCCAAGGCCGAGGCCAGGGGCGCCCGCGCCGAGGCCGACGCCGCCGCCAAGTCGGTGGAGGACCTGCGCGCCAAGGCCGACGCCTTCGCCGCCGCGACCTACCAGAACGGCAACCTGCTGGACACCACCGGCGCGCTGCTGACCGCCAAGGGCCCGCAGGAGGTGCTGGACCGCTCCGAGATGCTGGAGCTGATCAGCGGCTCGCAGGCCGACGTGCTGGAGGTCATGCGCCGGGCGCGCACGGACAAGGCGAACAAGGACTCCATGGCCCGCAAGGCGCTGGAGGCCGCCGAGGCCAAGCAGAATGCCGCCGAGCAGGCCAAGCGGGTCGCCGACGCGGCCCAGGCCATCGCCGTGCAGGCGGGCAGCACCCAGGAGCAGCGGGCCAACGAGATCGAGGCCACCAGGGTCGCGGTGGAGAAGCAGCTGTTCGAGGCGCGCGACCACGTCTCCGGCCTGCACGGTCAGCGGCAGCGCTACGAGGACTGGCTGGCGGCCAAGAAGCGCGAGGAGGAGGAGCGGCAGCGCCGCGAGGCCGAGGAGGCCCGCAAGGCCGCCGCGGCCGCCGCCGCGCAGAACCGCCCGGCCGCCCGCCCGCAGACCGCGGCCCGGCCCACGGTCGCCCCCGCGCCCGGTCGCGGCGTGCAGACCGCGATCAACCGCGCACTCTCCCAGCTCGGCGTGATCTACGCCTGGGGCGGCGGCAACGGCTCCGGCCCGACCCGCGGCATCCGCGACGGCGGCGTGGCCGACTCCTTCGGCGACTACCGCAAGGTCGGCTTCGACTGCTCCGGCCTGATGATCTACGCCTACGCCGGGATCGGCGTCAACCTGCCGCACTACAGCGGCTACCAGTACAACTACGGCCGCAAGGTGCCGCTGTCCCAGATGGCCGCCGGCGACATGCTGTTCTGGGCCACCAACGGCCGCATCCACCACGTGGCGATGTACCTGGGCGGCGGGCGGATGGTGGAGGCCCCGCACTCCGGCGCGCGGGTGCGGATCTCGCCGGTGCGCTACGGCGGCCTGATGCCGTACGCGGTGCGCCTGGTCTAG
- a CDS encoding AMP-binding protein, with product MRVPLTVADFLDRAETVFPTSTAVIDEPSQPAAAVPTTTYGELARRARAWQAGLDRLGVGEGERVAVVSHNSARLLELLHAVPASGRICVPVNFRLRPEEIEYIVGHSGASVLLVDPELAPALSGISAPHKHILGEETETEVMRFGTEPRPWAAPDEDATATINYTSGTTARPKGVQMTHRNIWINAMTFGLHARVWERDVYLHTLPMFHCNGWGMPFAATGLGVPQVVLRKVDGAEILRRVEQHGVTLACGAPAVWNLVLDAAQESDGEIPGRDRVRIVCAGAPPPTRTIARIEEELGWSFQQLYGLTETSPFLTFNRTRPADLGLPAEERARKLSRAGAPGIGVRLKISDTGEVLARGNTVLAGYWENPAATEAALEGGWFHTGDGGTLDEEGHLSISDRKKDVIITGGENVSSIEVEDCVFSHPSVAEVAVIGVPDDKWGETIKALVVVNEGAQVSEAEIIAHCKEKLAGYKAPTTVEFRQSIPRTATGKIQKFKLREPYWTGLDRKVN from the coding sequence ATGCGGGTACCGTTGACCGTCGCCGACTTCCTCGACCGGGCGGAGACCGTCTTTCCCACCAGCACCGCGGTGATCGACGAACCCAGCCAACCGGCCGCGGCGGTGCCGACGACCACCTATGGCGAACTGGCCCGCCGGGCGCGGGCCTGGCAGGCCGGGCTGGACCGGCTCGGGGTGGGCGAGGGCGAACGCGTGGCCGTGGTCAGCCACAACTCGGCCCGGCTGCTGGAGCTGCTGCACGCCGTCCCGGCCAGCGGGCGGATCTGCGTGCCGGTGAACTTCCGGCTGCGGCCGGAGGAGATCGAGTACATCGTCGGCCACAGCGGCGCCTCGGTGCTGCTGGTCGACCCCGAGCTGGCCCCCGCGCTGAGCGGGATCTCCGCGCCGCACAAACACATCCTCGGCGAAGAGACCGAGACCGAGGTGATGCGCTTCGGCACCGAGCCGCGCCCGTGGGCCGCGCCGGACGAGGACGCCACCGCCACCATCAACTACACCTCGGGCACCACCGCCCGCCCCAAGGGCGTGCAGATGACCCACCGCAACATCTGGATCAACGCGATGACCTTCGGCCTGCACGCCAGGGTCTGGGAACGCGACGTCTACCTGCACACCCTGCCCATGTTCCACTGCAACGGCTGGGGCATGCCCTTCGCCGCCACCGGCCTCGGCGTGCCGCAGGTGGTGCTGCGCAAGGTCGACGGCGCGGAGATCCTGCGCCGGGTCGAGCAGCACGGCGTCACCCTGGCCTGCGGAGCGCCGGCGGTGTGGAACCTGGTGCTGGACGCCGCGCAGGAGTCCGACGGTGAGATCCCCGGCCGGGACCGGGTGCGCATCGTGTGCGCGGGCGCGCCGCCGCCCACCCGGACCATCGCCCGCATCGAGGAGGAGCTGGGCTGGAGCTTCCAGCAGCTCTACGGCCTCACCGAGACCTCCCCGTTCCTCACCTTCAACCGCACCCGCCCCGCCGACCTCGGCCTGCCCGCCGAGGAGCGGGCCCGCAAGCTCTCCCGCGCGGGCGCGCCCGGCATCGGCGTGCGCCTGAAGATCTCCGACACCGGCGAGGTGCTGGCCCGCGGCAACACCGTGCTCGCCGGGTACTGGGAGAACCCGGCGGCCACCGAGGCGGCCCTGGAGGGTGGCTGGTTCCACACCGGCGACGGCGGCACGCTGGACGAGGAGGGCCACCTCAGCATCTCCGACCGGAAGAAGGACGTGATCATCACCGGCGGGGAGAACGTGTCCTCCATCGAGGTCGAGGACTGCGTGTTCAGTCACCCGTCCGTGGCTGAGGTGGCGGTCATCGGGGTGCCGGATGACAAATGGGGCGAAACGATCAAGGCGCTGGTCGTGGTGAACGAGGGCGCGCAGGTCAGCGAGGCCGAGATCATCGCGCACTGCAAGGAGAAGCTCGCCGGGTACAAGGCGCCGACGACGGTCGAGTTCCGTCAGTCCATACCGCGTACGGCGACCGGGAAAATCCAGAAGTTCAAGCTCCGCGAACCCTACTGGACCGGTTTGGACCGCAAAGTGAACTAG